The genome window CCAGATCAATAGATTAGCGGCCGTCTTGTTACTAATGGGTAAAATATAGAGGTGGGAGGCATTTTTTTACTACATAGTGGTAACAAACCAACAATAAGTTGTCACTTTTATGAGTGGGATAAATGTTTAAAAACGTGATCTTGATCGACCACGTTTTTACAAATATAAATAAATATGACTATTTCTGACGCAATTTATCGGTCAATACCAAAATGTAAATACGCGCGGTCCGAAGCGATGCGTCCACGTGGGGTGCGTTGTAAGTACCCTTGTTGAATTAAGAAAGGTTCTAACACATCTTCAATGGTGTCTTTTTCTTCGCCAATTGCCGCTGCTAAGTTGTCTAGCCCGACCGGCCCGCCTGCAAATTTTTCCATAATCGCGAGCAAAAGTTTGCGGTCCATGTAATCAAATCCTTGATGATCGACATCCAACATATTGAGAGCTTTATCGGCAATATCGGCACTGATATGCCCATCACTTTTTACTTCCGCGTAATCACGCACGCGGCGTAATAAACGATTGGCAATACGGGGTGTCCCACGTGCTCGTCTTGCCACTTCCAGTGCCCCTTCAGGCTCCATCGACAATCCTAAGCATTCAGCACTGCGTTGAACAATAAATTGTAAATCGGCAATTTTGTAATATTCCAATCGTTGAACAATGCCAAACCGATCCCGCAATGGTGACGTTAATGACCCCGCTCGTGTGGTGGCACCAATTAACGTAAATGGCGGCAAATCAATTTTAATGGAGCGCGCTGCTGGGCCCTCGCCAATCATAATATCCAACTGATAATCTTCCATCGCAGGATACAACACTTCTTCAACCACAGGACTAAGACGATGGATCTCATCAATAAATAGCACGTCGTTTTCTTCAAGATTGGTTAGCAGAGCCGCTAAATCCCCGGCTTTCTCCAAGACCGGTCCTGACGTCGTCCGTATATTCACATCCATCTCGTTCGCCACGATGTTGGCCAATGTAGTTTTTCCTAACCCAGGAGGACCAAAAATCAGCAGATGGTCGAGCGCCTCACTGCGCTTTTGCGCAGCTTGAATAAAGATTTCCATCTGATCTCGCACATGATCTTGTCCTCGATAATCCGTTAGCTTTTTAGGACGAATAGCGCGGTCAATCAGTTCCTCTTCTTTATAAGTCGGATTTTCAGCGGCAATTAGGCGATCAGCTTCAATCATGAATGGTTTCCTAAACAATGACAGGCGAGAGATTACGTCGCCTGTTTATAGCACTAAATATAAGATGGCAGTATCAACAATACCATTTACACCATGGATTTTAATGCATCACGAATCAATTGTTCACTCGTCATGCCTGGCTTAGCGATTTGCTGGACCACCTTCTCCGCTTGAGCAGCTTTATACCCCAGTACCAGTAATGCGCTCATGGCTTCTTCTTCTGCGCTTTGATCCACACCGGCTAAATTATCCAGTGGAGCGGCATTCGTTGCTGGTGTAAACAGATCGCCCGCACCCCACCCCTTCAGACGGTCACGCATTTCAATCACCAAACGTTCCGCTGTTTTCTTACCTACACCGGGAAGTTTTATCAGCGTCGAGATGTCTTCATGCTCAACACAAGACACAAATTGGCTCGCGGTCATCCCCGATAAAATCGCTAATCCCATCTTAGGTCCCACGCCATTCGCTTTGATCACTTCACGAAATAAGGCACGCTCGCCTACAGAGCTAAAGCCGTAGAGTAACTGCGCATCTTCACGAACGACAAAATGCGTATAGATCATCGCTTCTTGTCCTATCTCTGGCAGTTCATAAAAACAGCTCATAGGCATTTGTACTT of Vibrio zhugei contains these proteins:
- the ruvB gene encoding Holliday junction branch migration DNA helicase RuvB, producing MIEADRLIAAENPTYKEEELIDRAIRPKKLTDYRGQDHVRDQMEIFIQAAQKRSEALDHLLIFGPPGLGKTTLANIVANEMDVNIRTTSGPVLEKAGDLAALLTNLEENDVLFIDEIHRLSPVVEEVLYPAMEDYQLDIMIGEGPAARSIKIDLPPFTLIGATTRAGSLTSPLRDRFGIVQRLEYYKIADLQFIVQRSAECLGLSMEPEGALEVARRARGTPRIANRLLRRVRDYAEVKSDGHISADIADKALNMLDVDHQGFDYMDRKLLLAIMEKFAGGPVGLDNLAAAIGEEKDTIEDVLEPFLIQQGYLQRTPRGRIASDRAYLHFGIDR
- the ruvA gene encoding Holliday junction branch migration protein RuvA — translated: MIGRLRGTLLEKQPPEILIEVNGVGYEVQMPMSCFYELPEIGQEAMIYTHFVVREDAQLLYGFSSVGERALFREVIKANGVGPKMGLAILSGMTASQFVSCVEHEDISTLIKLPGVGKKTAERLVIEMRDRLKGWGAGDLFTPATNAAPLDNLAGVDQSAEEEAMSALLVLGYKAAQAEKVVQQIAKPGMTSEQLIRDALKSMV